A genomic window from Dechloromonas sp. A34 includes:
- the trmB gene encoding tRNA (guanosine(46)-N7)-methyltransferase TrmB, translated as MSGAPLIEAGVEGDGTYLEGREGWGHIKSYVRRAGRMSSAQENYYAEMMPRIGLVYAPQPVDLNAVFGRDNPKILEIGTGMGETTAKIADANRDNDYLGVEVHVPGVGALCKQIAERDLSNLRICQHDAVEVVRDMLPEASLDGVHVFFPDPWHKARHNKRRLIQAPFVALLASRLKPGGYFHCATDWEEYAHQMLEVLSGEPTLVNSADGFAPRPDYRPLTKFENRGLRLGHGVWDVIFRKA; from the coding sequence GTGAGCGGCGCGCCGTTGATCGAAGCCGGTGTCGAAGGCGATGGCACCTATCTCGAAGGCCGTGAAGGCTGGGGTCACATCAAGAGCTATGTCCGCCGCGCCGGTCGCATGTCGTCGGCCCAGGAAAACTACTACGCCGAGATGATGCCCAGGATCGGCCTGGTCTATGCGCCGCAACCGGTCGATCTGAATGCCGTTTTCGGCCGCGACAACCCGAAAATCCTCGAAATCGGCACCGGCATGGGGGAAACCACCGCCAAGATCGCCGATGCCAACCGCGACAACGATTACCTCGGCGTCGAAGTCCATGTCCCCGGCGTTGGTGCCCTGTGCAAGCAGATCGCCGAGCGCGACCTGAGCAACCTGCGGATCTGTCAGCACGACGCCGTCGAAGTGGTGCGCGACATGCTGCCGGAAGCCTCGCTCGATGGCGTCCATGTCTTTTTCCCCGACCCCTGGCACAAGGCTCGCCACAACAAGCGCCGGCTGATTCAGGCGCCCTTCGTCGCCCTGCTCGCTTCCAGGTTGAAGCCCGGTGGCTACTTCCATTGCGCCACCGACTGGGAAGAGTACGCTCACCAGATGCTGGAAGTGCTCTCCGGCGAACCGACCCTGGTCAATTCAGCCGACGGCTTCGCGCCGCGCCCCGACTATCGCCCGCTGACCAAGTTCGAGAACCGCGGCCTGCGGCTCGGCCACGGGGTGTGGGATGTGATCTTCAGGAAGGCTTGA
- a CDS encoding YchJ family protein: MTLCPCASGQPYAACCARLHAGAEPAATAEALMRSRYSAYVLGLEAYLLATWHRSTRPAALHLADEVGTKWQGLAVKRHQALDETHAVVEFVARYRVAGRGHRLHEISNFVREDGCWFYVDGNLNGGAA; encoded by the coding sequence ATGACGCTTTGCCCCTGCGCCAGCGGCCAGCCGTACGCCGCTTGCTGCGCCCGACTGCATGCCGGAGCAGAACCGGCGGCGACGGCCGAAGCCCTGATGCGTTCGCGCTACAGCGCCTATGTCCTGGGGCTGGAGGCTTATCTGCTGGCGACCTGGCATCGATCAACCCGACCAGCCGCGCTGCATCTGGCCGACGAGGTGGGCACCAAATGGCAGGGTCTGGCGGTCAAACGCCATCAGGCGCTCGACGAAACCCACGCCGTCGTCGAGTTCGTCGCCCGCTACCGGGTCGCCGGGCGCGGCCATCGGCTGCATGAGATCAGCAATTTCGTCCGCGAGGATGGCTGCTGGTTTTATGTGGACGGCAACCTGAATGGCGGCGCTGCCTGA
- a CDS encoding sigma-54-dependent transcriptional regulator, translating into MDLANKPVNEAPWTQYSVLLVDDEPGMVSFLQRALAPRCGVVDTAGSVEQAEPLLRRRLYDLIVLDIAMPGRSGIDWLHQLRAEGYAGDVVMMTAYADLDTAIEALRAGAADFLLKPFSLAQVLNAIQRCFERSRLVRENFVLRREVSDRSADIEGLVGHSDVMCELCERLKRIAPTPATVLITGESGTGKEVAARALHRMSNRSGGPFVPVNCAAISAELIESELFGHVRGAFTGAQQSREGLFYYARGGTLFLDEISEMPASAQAKLLRVLEERRIRPVGSEQEIPVDVRVIAATNRDLKAEVAAHRFRQDLYYRLQVVEVTLPPLRERPEDLSMLVHHFIAQISPNLDVQGLSLDARTLARMAAYDWPGNVRELKNFIERSLILGWFDLGPEPKASALPSGTTDETLEAVEKRHILAVLGACDGNKSEAGRRLGVSRKTLDRKCQAWGLSEPA; encoded by the coding sequence ATGGATCTAGCGAACAAGCCGGTCAATGAAGCGCCGTGGACCCAGTATTCGGTACTGCTGGTCGATGATGAGCCGGGGATGGTCAGTTTTCTGCAACGGGCGCTGGCGCCGCGTTGCGGCGTGGTCGACACCGCCGGCAGCGTCGAGCAGGCCGAGCCGCTATTGCGCCGCCGACTGTACGACCTGATCGTGCTCGATATCGCCATGCCCGGGCGTTCCGGCATCGACTGGCTGCACCAATTGCGGGCCGAGGGCTATGCCGGCGACGTCGTGATGATGACAGCCTATGCCGATCTCGACACCGCAATCGAGGCTTTGCGGGCCGGGGCCGCCGATTTTCTACTCAAGCCCTTCTCGCTGGCCCAGGTCCTGAATGCCATCCAGCGCTGCTTCGAACGCTCGCGCCTGGTGCGCGAAAACTTCGTGCTGCGTCGCGAGGTCAGCGACCGTTCGGCCGACATCGAAGGCCTGGTCGGCCATTCGGACGTAATGTGCGAGCTCTGTGAGCGCCTTAAGCGCATCGCGCCGACACCGGCGACGGTCCTGATTACCGGCGAATCCGGCACCGGGAAGGAAGTTGCGGCACGCGCCCTGCACCGGATGAGCAACCGCTCGGGCGGTCCTTTCGTGCCGGTCAATTGTGCAGCGATTTCGGCGGAGTTGATTGAATCGGAGCTGTTCGGTCATGTCCGGGGGGCATTTACCGGCGCCCAGCAGAGCCGCGAAGGGCTGTTCTACTATGCCCGCGGCGGCACCCTGTTTCTCGACGAAATTTCCGAAATGCCGGCCTCGGCACAAGCCAAGCTGCTGCGTGTTCTGGAGGAGCGACGGATCCGGCCAGTCGGCTCGGAGCAGGAAATCCCGGTCGATGTGCGCGTCATCGCGGCGACCAACCGCGATCTCAAGGCCGAGGTCGCTGCCCATCGCTTTCGCCAGGATCTTTACTACCGCCTGCAGGTCGTCGAAGTCACCTTGCCGCCCTTGCGCGAACGGCCAGAGGACTTGTCTATGCTGGTCCATCATTTCATCGCGCAGATTTCGCCCAATCTCGATGTCCAGGGCCTTTCCCTCGATGCCCGCACCCTGGCGCGGATGGCAGCCTATGATTGGCCGGGCAATGTGCGCGAACTGAAGAACTTCATCGAGCGCTCGTTGATTCTCGGCTGGTTCGATCTCGGACCGGAGCCGAAAGCCAGCGCGCTGCCGAGTGGTACGACCGACGAAACGCTGGAAGCCGTGGAGAAGCGCCATATCCTCGCCGTGCTCGGCGCCTGTGACGGCAACAAGTCGGAAGCCGGCCGTCGCCTGGGAGTTTCCCGCAAGACCCTGGACCGGAAATGCCAGGCCTGGGGCCTGAGCGAGCCGGCTTGA
- a CDS encoding DsbA family protein: MGRQEGRRYQEVRRHLQVLRVNSKVSRADQMAQAYKVQGVPALAIDGKFMVGGQGFNEQLAIADKLIVKARSEKSGKK, encoded by the coding sequence GTGGGTCGCCAAGAAGGGCGTCGATACCAAGAAGTTCGCCGACACCTTCAAGTCCTTCGGGTTAACAGCAAGGTCAGCCGTGCCGACCAGATGGCGCAAGCCTACAAGGTCCAGGGCGTGCCGGCGCTGGCGATCGATGGCAAGTTCATGGTTGGCGGCCAGGGTTTCAACGAGCAGCTGGCGATCGCCGACAAGCTGATCGTCAAGGCGCGCAGCGAGAAATCCGGCAAGAAATAA
- a CDS encoding recombination-associated protein RdgC: MWFKNLQLYRLPTPWNIELAKFEELLARGPFVKCPSNQPMSRGWVSPRRDGALVFSLGRQWMIALSIEQRLLPSSVINEEVKERAEAIEAQQGYAPGRKQLKELRERVTEELMPRAFTRRRTTYVWIDPQAGWFCVDAASAGKAEEVIEHLRHCLDDFPLTMLHTQISPQTAMADWLAGGDAPAGFTIDRDCELKAVGEEKAAVRYVRHPLGDEVSGEIKAHLAAGKLPTKLALTWDDRISFVLGEKLEIKRLAFLDLLKEEAEKSAERADEQFDADFALMTGELARFLPQLVEALGGEVVAE, encoded by the coding sequence ATGTGGTTCAAGAACCTGCAGCTTTACCGTTTACCGACGCCGTGGAACATCGAACTCGCCAAGTTCGAGGAACTGCTGGCCCGTGGTCCCTTCGTCAAATGCCCGAGCAACCAGCCGATGAGCCGGGGCTGGGTGTCGCCGCGCCGCGATGGCGCGCTGGTCTTTTCCCTGGGCCGGCAGTGGATGATCGCGCTGTCCATCGAGCAGCGCCTGTTGCCCTCGTCGGTGATCAATGAGGAAGTCAAGGAACGGGCCGAGGCGATCGAGGCCCAGCAGGGCTACGCGCCGGGCCGCAAGCAGTTGAAGGAACTACGCGAGCGCGTCACCGAGGAATTGATGCCGCGCGCCTTCACCCGGCGCCGCACGACCTACGTCTGGATCGATCCGCAGGCCGGCTGGTTCTGCGTCGATGCGGCAAGTGCGGGCAAGGCTGAGGAGGTCATCGAACATCTGCGTCACTGTCTCGACGATTTTCCGCTGACCATGCTCCACACCCAGATCTCGCCGCAAACGGCGATGGCCGACTGGCTGGCCGGCGGCGATGCACCGGCCGGGTTTACCATCGACCGCGACTGCGAACTGAAGGCAGTCGGCGAGGAAAAAGCCGCCGTGCGCTACGTGCGACATCCGCTGGGCGATGAAGTCAGCGGCGAGATCAAGGCCCACCTGGCTGCCGGCAAGTTGCCGACCAAGCTGGCCCTGACCTGGGACGACCGGATCTCCTTCGTCCTCGGCGAGAAACTGGAAATCAAGCGCCTGGCCTTCCTCGACCTGCTCAAGGAAGAGGCCGAAAAGAGCGCCGAACGGGCCGACGAGCAGTTCGACGCCGATTTCGCGCTGATGACCGGCGAACTGGCGCGCTTCCTGCCGCAACTCGTCGAAGCGTTGGGCGGCGAAGTCGTCGCCGAATAA
- the argS gene encoding arginine--tRNA ligase, which translates to MAHDVKSQLTALLQKALASVAPAATDTPIHLERPRDPTHGDFATNLALQLAKALKKNPRDIANQLVAELPTSVLVSKAEVAGAGFINFTLDARAKTNVVRAVLGEAENYGRSMLGGSLKVQVEFVSANPTGPLHVGHGRGAAYGASLSNLLTFAGWDVTREYYVNDAGRQMDILGLSTWLRYLEQHGVVVPFPPNAYQGGYVRDMAEQLKHAHGDKYVRVAEAVLAGTPGLPEAGRADDEAKRQRESHLDALIAKAKELLGPDWDYVHQHALNEQLADCRDDLEQFGVSFDVWFSEKALFDTGLVARCVDLLENNGHLYVQNGARWFKSTAFGDEKDRVVQRENGLYTYFASDIAYHLNKFERGFDKVINIWGADHHGYISRVNGAITALGLDASKLQVALVQFAVLYRNGQKASMSTRSGEFVTLRELRGEVGNDACRFFYALRKSDQHLDFDLDLAKSQTNENPVYYIQYAHARICSVLSQWSGDLPALAEADLTQLANPRELAIANKLAEFRDVIEGAARELAPHLIAFYLKDLAGEFHGWYNAERMLVDDLALRDARVALAIAVRQVIRNGLAILGVSCPESM; encoded by the coding sequence ATGGCCCACGACGTCAAATCCCAGCTGACCGCCCTTTTGCAAAAGGCGCTGGCCAGTGTTGCGCCGGCTGCAACCGATACGCCGATTCATCTGGAGCGCCCGCGCGATCCGACGCATGGCGACTTTGCAACCAATCTGGCTCTGCAATTGGCCAAGGCGCTGAAAAAGAACCCGCGCGACATCGCCAACCAGCTGGTCGCCGAGCTGCCGACTTCGGTCCTGGTCAGCAAGGCGGAAGTGGCCGGTGCCGGCTTCATTAATTTCACGCTCGACGCCCGTGCCAAGACCAATGTCGTGCGCGCCGTGCTCGGCGAAGCCGAAAACTACGGTCGCTCAATGCTGGGTGGCAGCCTGAAGGTGCAGGTCGAATTCGTCTCGGCTAACCCGACCGGTCCGCTGCACGTCGGTCACGGCCGCGGTGCCGCCTACGGCGCTTCGCTGTCCAATCTGCTGACCTTCGCCGGCTGGGACGTCACCCGCGAGTACTACGTCAACGACGCCGGCCGCCAGATGGACATCCTCGGGCTGTCGACCTGGTTGCGCTATCTCGAACAGCACGGCGTCGTCGTGCCCTTCCCGCCCAACGCCTATCAGGGCGGCTACGTCCGCGACATGGCGGAACAGCTGAAACACGCCCATGGCGACAAGTACGTGCGCGTCGCCGAGGCCGTACTGGCAGGCACGCCGGGGTTGCCGGAAGCCGGCCGGGCCGATGACGAAGCCAAGCGGCAGCGCGAATCGCATCTCGATGCGCTGATCGCCAAGGCCAAGGAATTGCTCGGCCCGGACTGGGATTACGTCCATCAGCATGCGCTGAACGAACAGCTGGCCGACTGTCGCGACGATCTCGAACAGTTCGGGGTGAGCTTCGACGTCTGGTTCTCGGAAAAGGCGCTGTTCGACACCGGGCTGGTCGCCCGCTGCGTCGATCTGCTGGAAAACAATGGCCATCTGTATGTGCAGAATGGCGCCCGCTGGTTCAAGTCGACCGCTTTCGGCGACGAGAAGGACCGCGTCGTCCAGCGCGAGAACGGCCTCTACACCTATTTCGCCTCCGATATCGCCTACCACCTGAACAAGTTCGAGCGCGGTTTCGACAAGGTCATCAACATCTGGGGCGCCGACCACCACGGCTACATTTCCCGGGTCAACGGGGCAATCACCGCGCTTGGTCTTGATGCCAGCAAATTGCAGGTCGCCCTGGTCCAGTTCGCGGTGCTCTACCGCAATGGCCAGAAGGCCTCGATGTCCACGCGTTCCGGCGAATTCGTCACCCTGCGCGAACTGCGCGGCGAAGTCGGCAACGATGCCTGCCGCTTCTTTTATGCGCTCCGGAAGTCCGACCAGCATCTCGATTTCGACCTCGACCTGGCCAAGAGCCAGACCAACGAGAACCCTGTCTATTACATCCAGTACGCCCACGCCCGCATCTGCTCGGTACTCAGCCAGTGGAGCGGCGATCTGCCGGCGCTGGCCGAGGCCGACCTGACCCAGCTCGCCAACCCGCGCGAACTGGCGATTGCTAACAAGCTGGCCGAGTTCCGCGATGTCATCGAAGGTGCTGCCCGCGAACTGGCGCCACACCTGATCGCCTTCTACCTCAAGGATCTGGCCGGCGAGTTCCACGGCTGGTACAACGCCGAGCGCATGCTGGTCGACGACCTGGCGCTGCGCGATGCCCGCGTCGCGCTGGCTATCGCCGTGCGTCAGGTGATCCGCAACGGGCTGGCCATTCTGGGTGTCAGCTGCCCGGAATCGATGTAA
- a CDS encoding SPOR domain-containing protein has translation MKPRKSQPARKKSGGGTLIGMFIGLVLGVGIAAGVVWYLNNSPLPFNKQVQIRPDGGPAHGEKPALPNGSATPSQPMALPGKPGDPVPEKRFQFYDILPGKTDAVPGKTGKLEAVKEEPKKDEKKEESKKEEPKESKTPLFLQAGSFSTAQDADNQKAKLAFMGIEAVVQQVMIQDKTLYRVRVGPYTKIDELNKVRAELAKSGIEAQLSK, from the coding sequence ATGAAACCCCGCAAGAGCCAGCCGGCCAGGAAGAAATCCGGGGGCGGCACGCTGATCGGCATGTTCATCGGTCTCGTGCTCGGTGTCGGTATCGCGGCCGGCGTGGTCTGGTATCTCAATAATTCGCCGCTGCCCTTCAACAAGCAGGTGCAGATCAGGCCCGATGGCGGCCCGGCCCACGGCGAAAAACCGGCGCTACCCAACGGTAGCGCCACGCCGAGTCAGCCGATGGCGCTGCCCGGCAAGCCGGGTGATCCAGTGCCGGAAAAACGTTTCCAGTTCTATGACATCCTGCCCGGCAAGACCGACGCGGTGCCGGGCAAGACTGGCAAGCTCGAAGCCGTTAAGGAAGAACCAAAGAAGGACGAAAAGAAGGAAGAGTCAAAGAAGGAAGAGCCGAAAGAGAGCAAGACACCGCTCTTCCTGCAGGCCGGTTCCTTCAGTACGGCGCAGGATGCTGACAACCAAAAGGCCAAGCTGGCGTTTATGGGTATAGAGGCCGTCGTCCAGCAGGTGATGATTCAGGACAAGACCCTCTACCGCGTTCGGGTCGGCCCCTACACGAAGATCGATGAATTGAACAAAGTCCGTGCCGAACTTGCCAAGTCCGGCATCGAAGCTCAGCTTTCCAAATAG
- a CDS encoding DNA-deoxyinosine glycosylase has protein sequence MSVFHCFDFVARDDARILILGSMPGKASLAAQEYYAYKHNAFWRIMGDLLGAGPELPYAQRLARLKAAGVALWDVMAVCERASSLDADIVGASIRANDFPAFFAAHPGIRHVFFNGGAAEASFRRLVLPALAAHDLALTRLPSTSPAHAACSYAEKLAAWSAIVAPPNN, from the coding sequence GTGTCGGTTTTCCATTGTTTTGATTTCGTCGCCCGGGATGACGCCAGGATACTGATTCTCGGCAGCATGCCGGGCAAGGCCTCGCTGGCGGCGCAGGAGTATTACGCCTACAAGCACAATGCCTTCTGGCGCATCATGGGTGATCTGCTCGGCGCCGGACCAGAGCTGCCCTACGCGCAGCGCCTGGCGCGCCTCAAGGCGGCCGGGGTCGCGCTGTGGGACGTGATGGCGGTTTGCGAACGGGCGAGCAGCCTGGATGCCGACATTGTTGGCGCTTCCATCCGGGCGAATGATTTCCCGGCCTTTTTTGCGGCCCACCCCGGCATCCGCCACGTCTTTTTCAATGGAGGGGCTGCCGAAGCCAGTTTCCGGCGCCTGGTATTGCCGGCGCTGGCCGCCCATGATCTGGCGTTGACCCGCCTGCCCTCGACCAGCCCGGCGCATGCCGCATGCAGCTATGCCGAGAAGCTGGCGGCCTGGTCGGCGATTGTTGCACCGCCCAATAACTGA
- a CDS encoding PEP-CTERM sorting domain-containing protein → MKKVLRKGILVAATCLASLSAPANAVMIAETGLGNGLATGGLVLPIAAGSANYWAGLQTLLIDNSKSLLAFCIDPWEWSSSANQSYGSNSLESIFGQPKASFIRELYSEAYSSTLLPGSQGNLNAAAFQLALWEIVADDNPTIAGLQSNLNNGLVRKVPGTNGSLLGATNSLLNHIDGVFGSENYSFDLYVSGRSAGQVGAAAFQDFLVVNQLPEPGIASLNQIPEPAMASLMLTALGGLGLVGLRRRKQSVQISG, encoded by the coding sequence ATGAAAAAAGTACTCAGGAAAGGCATTCTCGTCGCGGCGACCTGCCTGGCATCGCTGTCAGCCCCCGCCAACGCGGTGATGATCGCGGAAACCGGGCTTGGCAACGGTTTGGCGACTGGCGGGCTGGTTCTGCCGATCGCCGCCGGATCGGCCAATTACTGGGCCGGCTTACAAACCCTGCTGATCGACAACAGCAAGTCTTTGCTGGCGTTCTGCATCGATCCCTGGGAATGGTCTTCCAGTGCGAACCAAAGCTATGGCTCGAACTCCCTGGAAAGCATCTTTGGCCAGCCGAAGGCCAGCTTCATCCGCGAACTCTACTCGGAGGCTTATAGCAGCACCTTGCTACCCGGCAGCCAGGGCAACCTGAATGCCGCCGCCTTCCAACTGGCTTTATGGGAAATCGTTGCCGACGACAATCCGACAATCGCCGGATTGCAGTCGAACCTCAACAATGGCCTGGTTCGAAAAGTGCCGGGCACCAACGGCAGCCTGCTCGGCGCGACCAATTCACTGCTCAACCACATCGATGGCGTCTTCGGCAGCGAGAACTATTCGTTCGATCTCTATGTCAGCGGCCGATCGGCTGGCCAAGTCGGGGCCGCCGCCTTTCAGGACTTCCTGGTCGTCAATCAGCTTCCCGAACCGGGCATCGCCAGCCTGAATCAGATACCCGAACCGGCCATGGCCAGCCTGATGCTGACGGCGCTGGGCGGACTCGGCCTGGTCGGGCTGCGCCGCCGAAAGCAATCCGTCCAAATCAGCGGGTAA
- the thiS gene encoding sulfur carrier protein ThiS, with amino-acid sequence MPEIKINGEIRQIPDALTISGLIDQLGYAGKRIAVERNGEIVPRSQHPTTVLAADDQLEIVVAVGGG; translated from the coding sequence ATGCCAGAAATCAAGATCAACGGCGAAATCCGCCAGATTCCCGACGCGCTGACCATTTCCGGGCTGATCGATCAGCTCGGCTATGCCGGCAAGCGCATCGCCGTCGAACGCAACGGCGAAATCGTCCCCAGGAGCCAGCACCCGACCACCGTGCTGGCTGCGGACGACCAACTCGAAATCGTCGTCGCCGTCGGCGGCGGCTGA
- a CDS encoding thiazole synthase encodes MHQLTIAGKAYRSRLLVGTGKYKDFTETRAAIDASGADIVTVAIRRTNIGQDASQPNLLEAIPPAQFTILPNTAGCYAADDAVRTLRLARELLDGHPLCKLEVLGDPKSLFPNMPETLKAAATLVKEGFQVMVYCSDDPIQAKMLEEIGCVAVMPLASLIGSGMGILNPWNLRLIIDQSKVPVIVDAGVGTASDAAIAMELGCDGVLMNTAIAHARNPVLMAHAMRKGVEAGHEAYLAGRMPRKLYSADPSSPTSGLIGS; translated from the coding sequence ATGCATCAACTGACTATCGCCGGCAAGGCGTACCGTTCCCGTTTGCTGGTCGGCACCGGCAAATACAAGGATTTCACCGAAACCCGCGCCGCCATCGACGCTTCGGGGGCCGATATCGTTACCGTCGCCATCCGCCGCACCAACATCGGCCAGGACGCCAGCCAGCCCAACTTGCTCGAGGCCATTCCTCCGGCGCAATTCACCATCCTGCCCAACACCGCCGGCTGCTACGCGGCCGACGATGCGGTGCGCACCTTGCGCCTGGCGCGCGAACTGCTCGACGGCCATCCGCTGTGCAAGCTGGAAGTACTGGGTGACCCGAAGAGTCTATTCCCGAACATGCCGGAAACCCTGAAGGCCGCCGCGACGCTGGTCAAGGAGGGTTTTCAGGTCATGGTCTACTGCTCGGACGACCCGATTCAGGCCAAGATGCTGGAAGAGATCGGTTGTGTCGCGGTGATGCCGCTGGCCTCCCTGATCGGTTCTGGCATGGGCATCCTGAATCCGTGGAACCTGCGCCTGATCATCGACCAGTCCAAGGTGCCGGTGATCGTCGATGCCGGCGTCGGCACCGCCTCCGATGCCGCGATCGCCATGGAACTCGGATGCGACGGCGTGCTGATGAATACCGCCATCGCCCATGCCAGGAACCCGGTGCTCATGGCCCACGCCATGAGAAAGGGCGTCGAGGCTGGGCACGAGGCCTATCTGGCTGGCCGCATGCCGCGCAAGCTGTACTCGGCCGACCCCTCGTCGCCGACTTCCGGATTGATCGGCTCGTGA
- a CDS encoding SDR family oxidoreductase: protein MTLKVFITGASSGIGEALAVYYSAQGASLGLAARRAEFLEDLNRRLGSRHACYPLDVCDAPALHAAAADFIARFGAPDIIIANAGVSAGTLTECEEDLAVFRRVMDTNVYGMAATFAPFIPALKAAGGDRRLVGIASVAGIRGLPGAEAYSASKAAAIAYLESLRLEMRPYGIKVVTIAPGYIETPMTEINPYPMPFLLPADRAAERFAAAIERGTSYAVIPWQMGLVAKLLRGLPNWLYDRLFTSAPRKPRGLLK from the coding sequence TTGACGCTGAAGGTCTTCATTACGGGCGCCTCGTCGGGTATCGGCGAGGCGCTTGCCGTTTACTACTCCGCCCAGGGTGCATCACTTGGCCTGGCGGCGCGTCGCGCCGAGTTTCTCGAAGACCTCAACCGGCGGCTCGGCAGCCGCCATGCCTGCTATCCGCTGGACGTCTGCGATGCCCCAGCCCTGCATGCGGCGGCGGCCGATTTCATCGCCCGCTTCGGGGCGCCGGACATCATCATCGCCAATGCCGGCGTCTCGGCCGGCACGCTGACCGAGTGTGAGGAAGATCTGGCCGTCTTCCGGCGGGTCATGGATACCAACGTCTACGGCATGGCCGCGACCTTCGCGCCGTTCATTCCGGCGCTCAAGGCGGCGGGTGGTGACCGAAGACTAGTCGGTATCGCCTCGGTCGCCGGCATCCGCGGCCTGCCCGGCGCGGAAGCCTACTCGGCCTCGAAGGCTGCGGCCATTGCCTACCTCGAAAGCCTGCGTCTGGAAATGCGGCCCTACGGTATCAAGGTGGTGACCATCGCCCCGGGTTACATCGAGACGCCGATGACTGAGATCAATCCCTACCCGATGCCCTTCCTGCTGCCCGCTGACCGAGCGGCTGAACGCTTTGCGGCGGCCATCGAGCGCGGCACCAGCTATGCCGTTATTCCCTGGCAAATGGGCCTCGTCGCCAAGCTGCTGCGCGGCCTGCCCAACTGGCTCTACGACCGCCTGTTCACAAGCGCCCCGCGCAAGCCGCGCGGCTTGCTAAAATAG